The following proteins are encoded in a genomic region of Atribacterota bacterium:
- a CDS encoding DUF3795 domain-containing protein, producing the protein MTQVLSVCGLLCDQCEYFNNHCKGCQAVRGSTFWAQEAFLDKICPLYQCAVIERGYSHCGYCPELPCKRYINLRDPDISEEEHNQSIKERASRLRQMFK; encoded by the coding sequence ATGACTCAAGTTTTATCTGTTTGCGGATTATTATGTGACCAATGTGAATATTTCAATAACCATTGCAAAGGCTGTCAAGCTGTTAGAGGATCAACTTTCTGGGCACAAGAAGCTTTTCTAGATAAAATTTGCCCTCTGTATCAATGTGCGGTTATTGAAAGGGGATATTCTCACTGTGGTTATTGTCCTGAACTTCCCTGTAAAAGGTATATCAATCTGAGAGATCCTGATATTTCTGAAGAGGAGCATAATCAATCAATAAAAGAAAGAGCTTCGAGACTGAGACAAATGTTTAAATAA